In the Athene noctua chromosome 25, bAthNoc1.hap1.1, whole genome shotgun sequence genome, one interval contains:
- the LOC141970100 gene encoding feather keratin Cos1-1/Cos1-3/Cos2-1-like, giving the protein MSCCSPCVPCDPCCRPCGPTPLANSCNEPCVRQCQNSTVVIEPSPVVVTLPGPILSSFPQNTVVGSSTSAAVGSILSCDGVPINSGGFDLSCITSRYCGRRCPPC; this is encoded by the coding sequence atgtcctgctgcagcccatgtgTGCCCTGTGACccctgctgccggccctgcggcccgaccccgctggccaacagctgcaatgagccctgtgtcaggcagtgccagaacTCCACGGTTGTCATcgagccctcccccgtggtggtgaccctgcccggccccatcctcagctccttcccacagaacaccgttgtgggctcctccacctccgctgccgttggcagcatcctcagctgtgacggagtgcccatcaactctgggggctttgacctctcctgcattaccagccgctactgtggcagaaggtgccccccctgctaa